Proteins encoded in a region of the Stieleria neptunia genome:
- a CDS encoding glycogen debranching protein, with protein MGAIGNTTVTTSWYSREGSPNPLGVVWLEEERAFNFALYSNHATGVSLLFFKPDQLAQPCRRIDLDYLVNKSGRIWHCRVPESDLAGAVYYGYQVQGPHGGRKYDLHAFDEQKLLIDPYATEIYFPETFDRLAAIRPGSNVGKAPLGVLPSVKEQEAYPWKGDRVRFHEHDLVIYELHVRGFTRNCNSGVESSRRGSYLGAIDKIPYLVELGITAVELMPVFQFDPQEDNFWGYMPLNFFAPHSQYASQQRNAAREFRQMVSAFHQAGIEVILDVVFNHTTEGDEHGPCYSFKGIDNSSYYITSGDPEHPFANFSGTGNTLHTKNRHCVRMILDSMRNWVNQYHVDGFRFDLASVFNRRGDGSVSSSQSRLVAAIRADPVLGKVRLIAEPWDAAGLNQLGREFPGKRWLQWNGLFRDDVRRFVKGDAGLVPNMVRRLYGSDDLFPDSIHEACHPYQSVNYVNSHDGFTLYDQVSYNQRHNWINGEQNRDGHRDNHSWNCGTEGDAGVTDEIMQLRVQQAKNFCCLLMLSNGTPMFRAGDEFLQTQHGNNNPFNQDNQFSWLDWDRLEEHAAFHRFFRMMIAFRKSHPTIARSRFWRDDVRWYGTGPNVDWSSESRQFAYFLRGASQYDVDLYVMVNADWRPHLFSIQEYDAVDWEVAVDTAALSPEDIHAPGHGPHVRSSQFRVSDRSVVVLVSRPPGSRDKAGSAPEGPPLKPR; from the coding sequence GTGGGAGCGATTGGCAACACGACGGTCACGACCAGTTGGTATAGCCGTGAAGGCAGCCCGAACCCGCTGGGCGTGGTTTGGCTGGAAGAAGAACGCGCCTTTAATTTTGCCCTCTATTCCAACCATGCCACCGGCGTGTCCTTGTTGTTTTTTAAACCGGATCAACTCGCCCAGCCCTGTCGGCGGATCGATCTGGACTATCTGGTCAACAAATCGGGACGGATCTGGCATTGCCGCGTGCCGGAGTCCGATTTGGCCGGTGCGGTTTATTATGGCTATCAGGTTCAAGGTCCGCATGGCGGTCGCAAGTACGACCTTCATGCGTTTGACGAACAGAAACTGCTGATCGATCCCTACGCGACCGAAATCTACTTTCCCGAGACCTTTGATCGCTTGGCGGCGATTCGGCCGGGATCCAACGTCGGCAAAGCACCCCTGGGTGTGCTTCCCAGCGTCAAAGAGCAGGAGGCGTATCCATGGAAAGGCGATCGGGTTCGGTTCCACGAGCACGATCTGGTGATTTATGAACTGCACGTCCGCGGGTTCACACGGAATTGCAATAGCGGTGTCGAATCGTCTCGCCGCGGCAGCTATCTGGGCGCGATCGACAAGATTCCGTATTTGGTCGAACTGGGAATCACCGCGGTCGAACTGATGCCGGTTTTTCAGTTCGACCCTCAAGAAGACAACTTCTGGGGCTACATGCCACTGAACTTTTTCGCGCCGCATTCCCAATACGCCAGTCAACAACGCAACGCCGCCCGCGAGTTTCGCCAGATGGTCAGCGCGTTTCATCAAGCGGGCATCGAAGTGATTTTGGACGTCGTGTTCAATCACACGACCGAAGGCGACGAGCACGGTCCCTGCTATAGTTTCAAGGGAATCGACAATAGCAGCTATTACATCACCAGCGGCGATCCGGAACATCCCTTCGCGAATTTTTCGGGCACCGGCAATACGCTTCACACCAAGAATCGTCACTGTGTTCGCATGATCTTGGACAGCATGCGCAACTGGGTCAATCAGTACCATGTCGACGGATTCCGATTCGACCTCGCTTCCGTCTTCAACCGACGCGGCGACGGTTCGGTCTCCTCCAGCCAGTCACGATTGGTCGCGGCCATTCGCGCCGACCCGGTGTTGGGGAAGGTGCGATTGATCGCCGAACCCTGGGACGCCGCGGGTCTGAATCAGCTCGGACGCGAATTTCCGGGCAAACGTTGGTTGCAATGGAACGGGCTGTTTCGCGACGACGTTCGCCGCTTCGTCAAGGGCGACGCAGGATTGGTGCCCAACATGGTTCGCCGCTTGTACGGCAGCGATGATCTGTTCCCCGACTCGATTCACGAAGCGTGCCATCCCTACCAAAGCGTCAACTACGTCAATTCGCACGACGGGTTCACACTGTATGATCAAGTCTCGTACAACCAACGACACAACTGGATCAACGGAGAACAAAACCGCGACGGACATCGTGACAACCACAGTTGGAACTGCGGCACCGAAGGCGATGCCGGTGTGACCGACGAAATCATGCAACTGAGGGTGCAGCAGGCCAAGAACTTTTGTTGCCTGTTGATGCTCTCCAACGGCACCCCGATGTTTCGCGCCGGCGACGAATTTCTGCAGACCCAACATGGCAACAACAATCCATTCAACCAAGACAACCAATTCAGCTGGCTGGACTGGGACCGTCTTGAAGAACACGCTGCGTTTCATCGCTTCTTTCGCATGATGATCGCGTTTCGCAAGTCACACCCGACGATCGCGCGAAGCCGGTTTTGGCGTGACGACGTGCGCTGGTACGGAACGGGACCGAACGTCGACTGGTCGAGTGAATCACGACAGTTCGCGTATTTCCTGCGAGGCGCCTCGCAATACGATGTCGATCTGTACGTGATGGTCAACGCCGACTGGCGCCCACATCTGTTTTCGATCCAGGAGTATGATGCAGTCGATTGGGAAGTCGCCGTCGATACCGCCGCACTGTCGCCGGAAGACATCCATGCCCCCGGTCACGGCCCACATGTCCGGTCGTCACAATTCCGGGTCTCCGACCGCTCCGTCGTCGTGCTCGTTTCACGCCCACCGGGAAGCCGGGACAAAGCGGGTTCAGCCCCCGAAGGCCCGCCACTGAAACCCCGCTAG
- a CDS encoding endonuclease domain-containing protein, with protein sequence MLRNRRCRNQKFRREYPIAPYTVDFCCVDLKLIIEVDGKPHQTNEGRQHDQRRDQYLAERGYQVVRIPGYEALQNPVAVRHQIEHAIDALL encoded by the coding sequence ATGTTGCGCAATCGCCGTTGTCGAAATCAGAAGTTTCGGCGCGAATACCCGATTGCACCGTACACCGTTGACTTCTGTTGTGTGGACTTGAAGTTGATCATTGAAGTTGATGGTAAACCTCATCAGACCAATGAGGGCCGTCAGCATGATCAGCGCCGCGACCAGTATTTGGCCGAGCGAGGATACCAAGTCGTGCGGATCCCGGGTTACGAGGCCTTGCAAAATCCAGTTGCGGTGCGGCACCAGATCGAACATGCAATTGATGCACTTCTGTAG
- a CDS encoding tetratricopeptide repeat protein — MKLLSGVANVPEHSQKLASVGKRLTWSLPGDTSGEQAEQILVRTVAALEAAVAKARENQRLSQTSIGIEEVFANEEPGAEFESDQATSAFLLAKVESALRQTQRELRKYRPVSISNHEATELLSSYSQYLERADFLRALGDNTNAIRDYSAAIELEPMQTPPYMERGGLYSKLGRHREAIADYDRAIALRPDSPGGYTHRARTYEELQMYEASVADWEKAMELLQENSRHLTWLPLDEVAAQPDSALHERLILLVDRISELPVNRTGKARVAIGDFFHRLGQYERARETMLAAVELAPEDLVVLNNVAWRMATSPAAEFRNADLALDLATKVCDATDWKNWQYVDTLAAAYAADGNFDEAVRWQERSIELAFDPSLKERLSLYESHEPFRVVEEEPASE; from the coding sequence ATGAAACTCCTTTCCGGCGTAGCGAACGTGCCGGAACATTCGCAGAAGTTGGCTTCGGTTGGCAAGCGGCTGACCTGGTCACTACCGGGTGATACTAGCGGAGAGCAAGCCGAGCAAATTCTGGTACGGACAGTGGCCGCGTTGGAAGCTGCCGTGGCCAAAGCCCGCGAAAATCAACGCCTTTCTCAGACCTCGATTGGTATTGAGGAGGTCTTCGCAAATGAAGAACCTGGAGCTGAGTTCGAGTCTGATCAGGCGACGTCCGCGTTCCTGCTGGCGAAAGTTGAAAGCGCGCTGCGCCAGACACAACGCGAGTTGCGGAAATATCGACCGGTTTCAATCAGCAATCACGAGGCTACTGAATTGCTCAGCAGCTATAGCCAATACCTGGAACGCGCGGACTTCCTCCGAGCGTTAGGCGACAACACAAACGCTATCCGCGACTACAGCGCGGCGATTGAATTGGAACCGATGCAAACGCCTCCCTATATGGAACGAGGCGGTCTTTATTCCAAGCTGGGCCGGCATCGTGAAGCAATCGCGGACTACGACCGGGCGATTGCGTTGAGGCCTGATAGTCCCGGGGGCTACACGCATCGAGCCCGAACATACGAAGAACTGCAGATGTACGAGGCGTCTGTGGCAGACTGGGAAAAGGCAATGGAGCTGTTGCAAGAGAATAGTCGTCACCTGACGTGGCTCCCCCTGGACGAGGTGGCCGCCCAACCGGACAGCGCCTTGCACGAGCGTTTGATTTTGTTGGTGGACCGTATTTCTGAATTGCCCGTGAATCGAACTGGCAAGGCTCGTGTCGCGATCGGTGACTTTTTCCATCGGCTTGGGCAGTACGAACGCGCTCGCGAGACAATGCTGGCTGCGGTAGAGCTGGCACCGGAAGACCTGGTCGTGCTCAACAACGTGGCCTGGCGAATGGCCACCTCACCGGCCGCTGAATTCCGCAACGCGGATCTCGCACTCGATCTGGCGACAAAGGTCTGTGACGCGACTGATTGGAAGAACTGGCAATACGTGGATACGCTCGCCGCAGCCTACGCAGCGGATGGCAATTTTGATGAAGCGGTCCGTTGGCAAGAAAGATCGATCGAATTGGCGTTCGACCCGTCTTTGAAGGAGCGGCTGTCCCTGTACGAGTCTCATGAACCATTTCGCGTTGTCGAGGAGGAGCCTGCATCTGAGTGA